A section of the Enterobacter sp. C2 genome encodes:
- a CDS encoding response regulator, with protein sequence MDPIVYVVDDDNSVRQSLVRLLMAEDYRVADFPSAKAFLAHTFRPEPGCLILDMNMPDADGFDVAESLTRLGYLIPVIFLTGFGTIPLSVKAMKAGAYEFMTKPAVPGLLLKAVADALSLAEKNMGASQEIQTLTSRYESLTPREKEVFQLAIGGLLNKQIATAMGVSEITAKVHKKRVMEKMEVRSLADLVRCAERLNIVKSQSR encoded by the coding sequence ATGGATCCTATTGTTTATGTAGTAGATGATGATAATTCGGTAAGGCAATCTCTGGTCAGGTTGTTAATGGCAGAGGATTATCGGGTTGCTGACTTTCCTTCAGCGAAGGCCTTTCTCGCTCATACGTTCAGGCCAGAGCCCGGCTGTCTTATCCTCGATATGAACATGCCGGATGCCGACGGTTTTGACGTAGCTGAATCACTGACCAGGCTAGGCTATCTCATTCCCGTGATCTTTCTCACCGGCTTTGGCACCATCCCGCTGTCGGTTAAGGCGATGAAGGCCGGGGCCTATGAGTTTATGACCAAGCCCGCCGTGCCGGGGCTGCTGCTCAAGGCTGTGGCAGATGCGCTGTCGCTGGCGGAGAAAAATATGGGTGCGTCGCAGGAGATACAGACGCTCACCAGCCGCTACGAGTCGCTGACCCCGCGCGAGAAAGAGGTGTTTCAACTGGCCATCGGCGGCCTGCTGAACAAGCAGATCGCCACCGCCATGGGCGTGAGTGAAATTACCGCCAAGGTGCATAAGAAGCGGGTCATGGAAAAGATGGAAGTGCGTTCGCTGGCGGATCTGGTTCGCTGTGCGGAGCGTCTTAATATAGTGAAATCGCAAAGCCGCTAA